A region from the Streptosporangium sp. NBC_01756 genome encodes:
- a CDS encoding STAS domain-containing protein: MSVYADAGRHRIEVLLRENEEPIFKRWLEIAGSSTSGQVDRVDMVGQLREIYQALRRSLSDSSDSSDLRGLLAELSRTRARRGFTPTETAVVVFGLKESLYEIVENDGSPEALRGFIWFSQLVDELGLFTMETYATAREKVIIDQAEQLLELSTPVVKLWEGIVAVPLVGTLDSARTQVVMEKLLQTLVDTGSEHAVIDITGVPAVDTQVAQHLLKTVVAARLMGAECVISGIRPQIAHTIVTLGIEFGDIVTKASLADALAHALRQSGVEFVKNRATRIAVRTVEG; this comes from the coding sequence TTGTCCGTCTACGCGGATGCCGGTCGGCATCGCATCGAAGTACTCCTCCGGGAGAACGAGGAACCCATCTTCAAGCGATGGCTGGAGATCGCCGGTTCCTCCACGAGCGGCCAGGTGGACCGTGTCGACATGGTCGGACAGCTCCGCGAGATCTACCAGGCACTCCGCCGCTCGCTCAGCGACTCCAGCGACTCCAGCGATCTGCGCGGCTTGCTCGCCGAACTGTCCCGGACCCGTGCCCGCCGGGGATTCACGCCGACCGAGACCGCCGTCGTGGTGTTCGGGCTCAAGGAGTCGCTGTACGAAATCGTGGAGAACGACGGCTCCCCCGAGGCACTGCGAGGTTTCATCTGGTTCTCCCAGCTCGTCGACGAGCTCGGGCTCTTCACGATGGAGACCTACGCCACCGCCAGGGAAAAGGTCATCATCGACCAGGCCGAGCAGCTCCTGGAGCTCTCCACCCCGGTGGTCAAGCTCTGGGAGGGCATCGTCGCGGTGCCGCTGGTCGGCACGCTCGACTCGGCCAGGACCCAGGTGGTGATGGAGAAACTGCTGCAGACACTGGTGGACACCGGTTCCGAGCATGCGGTCATCGACATCACCGGTGTGCCCGCGGTGGACACCCAGGTCGCCCAGCACCTGCTCAAGACAGTGGTGGCGGCGCGGCTGATGGGCGCGGAATGCGTGATCTCCGGGATCCGCCCGCAGATCGCCCACACCATCGTCACCCTCGGAATCGAGTTCGGCGACATCGTGACCAAGGCCTCGCTCGCCGACGCGCTCGCGCACGCGCTCCGGCAGAGCGGCGTCGAGTTCGTCAAGAACAGAGCGACCCGCATCGCCGTACGGACTGTGGAGGGCTGA
- the hutI gene encoding imidazolonepropionase yields the protein MTVRLLTNIGRLWTGNDVCSNAAILVHNDRIAWVGRAADLPQSVPGVVDDIVDVDHVENLGGALVTPGLIDAHTHPVYAGNRYAEMAMRSGGSTPSAITAAGGGIGSTVTVTRGTDPWTLCNGVRERLRDWLLGGTTTVEAKTGYHLTRDGELADVRLLRELEKEPMMPRVHVTFMAAHVVPPEYFGRQRDYVEAVGAWCADAAAAGADSVDVYCDEGHFTTDEARWVLASGRNVGLLPRVHAGAYSRRGAVQLAAELGCASADLLHHTSDEDISVLARYGVPAVVCPGTALQRGSLPPVRRMMAQGVTIALGSDHNPGHCGITSMSLVISLAVAAFGMSVNDALRAATLGGATVLGVPDRGVLAPGRLADIVQWDADHEGAFAWAFGLKPRRVWRGGTPVQ from the coding sequence ATGACAGTCCGCCTTCTGACCAACATCGGCCGGCTCTGGACCGGTAACGACGTGTGCAGCAACGCCGCGATCCTGGTCCACAACGACCGGATCGCCTGGGTCGGCCGCGCCGCCGACCTGCCCCAGAGCGTGCCCGGCGTGGTGGACGACATCGTCGATGTCGACCACGTCGAGAACCTGGGCGGCGCGCTGGTCACACCCGGTCTGATCGACGCCCACACCCATCCGGTCTACGCGGGCAACCGTTACGCCGAGATGGCGATGCGCTCCGGGGGCTCCACGCCGTCCGCGATCACCGCGGCCGGTGGCGGCATCGGCTCCACCGTCACGGTGACCCGGGGCACCGACCCGTGGACCCTGTGCAACGGCGTCCGCGAGCGCCTGCGTGACTGGCTGCTCGGCGGCACCACCACTGTGGAGGCCAAGACCGGCTACCACCTCACCAGAGACGGCGAACTGGCCGACGTACGGCTCCTGCGCGAGCTCGAAAAAGAGCCGATGATGCCGCGCGTGCACGTCACCTTCATGGCCGCGCACGTCGTCCCGCCGGAATACTTCGGCCGCCAGCGTGACTACGTCGAGGCCGTGGGCGCCTGGTGCGCCGACGCGGCCGCCGCGGGCGCCGACAGCGTCGACGTCTACTGCGACGAAGGCCACTTCACCACCGACGAGGCCCGTTGGGTGCTCGCCTCCGGCCGCAACGTCGGCCTGCTGCCCCGGGTGCACGCCGGTGCCTACAGCCGTCGCGGCGCCGTACAGCTCGCAGCCGAGCTCGGCTGCGCCTCCGCCGACCTGCTCCACCACACCTCCGACGAGGACATCTCGGTCCTGGCCCGCTACGGCGTCCCCGCGGTGGTCTGCCCGGGAACGGCCCTCCAGCGCGGCAGCCTGCCCCCGGTCCGCCGGATGATGGCCCAGGGCGTCACGATCGCCCTCGGCAGTGACCACAACCCCGGACATTGCGGGATCACCTCGATGTCCCTGGTCATCAGCCTCGCCGTAGCCGCCTTCGGCATGAGCGTCAATGACGCGCTCCGTGCCGCCACCCTCGGCGGAGCCACCGTCCTCGGCGTCCCCGACCGCGGCGTCCTCGCCCCCGGCCGCCTGGCCGACATCGTCCAGTGGGACGCCGACCACGAAGGTGCCTTCGCCTGGGCCTTCGGTCTCAAGCCCCGCCGCGTCTGGCGTGGCGGCACTCCCGTCCAGTAG
- a CDS encoding DegV family protein, with the protein MSPSVAVVTDSTAYLPRDEVVRLGITVVPLQVVVGGRALDDVVEIDGVGMNDALREWAPVTTSRPAPQRFADAYDEAAARGAVAVVSIHLSGEMSGTVEAARVGAEDALIPVEVIDSRSISMGLGFPVLAAAEAAARGATPTEVTDAARRCIRSSRSFFYVDTLEYLRRGGRIGAAATLLGSALMIKPLLHIADGVIVPLEKVRTSARAIARLEDLAVQAAGTGPVNVAVQHLAARSRAEALAARLPRRLPGLGEVTVVEVGAVIGAHAGPGMLGLTVSPSVRLADLS; encoded by the coding sequence ATGTCGCCATCGGTCGCCGTCGTCACGGACTCCACCGCGTATCTTCCCCGGGACGAGGTCGTCCGCCTGGGGATCACCGTGGTGCCGCTCCAGGTCGTGGTGGGCGGCCGGGCGCTCGACGACGTGGTGGAGATCGACGGCGTGGGGATGAACGACGCGCTCAGGGAGTGGGCTCCGGTGACGACCTCCCGGCCCGCTCCCCAGCGCTTCGCGGACGCCTACGACGAGGCGGCGGCGCGGGGAGCGGTCGCCGTCGTCTCCATCCACCTGTCGGGAGAGATGTCGGGAACGGTCGAGGCAGCCCGAGTCGGAGCCGAGGACGCGCTGATCCCGGTCGAGGTCATCGACAGCAGGTCGATCTCCATGGGCCTGGGATTTCCCGTTCTCGCCGCGGCCGAAGCCGCGGCGAGAGGCGCGACTCCGACCGAGGTGACCGATGCCGCCCGCCGGTGCATCCGCTCCAGCCGCAGCTTCTTCTATGTGGACACCCTGGAGTACCTGCGCAGGGGAGGCCGTATCGGGGCGGCGGCGACCCTGCTCGGATCCGCCCTGATGATCAAACCGCTGCTGCACATAGCGGATGGGGTGATCGTCCCTCTGGAGAAGGTCCGCACCTCCGCCCGGGCCATCGCCCGCCTTGAGGACCTCGCCGTCCAGGCCGCCGGGACCGGCCCGGTGAACGTCGCCGTCCAGCATCTCGCCGCCCGATCCCGTGCCGAGGCACTGGCCGCGCGTCTGCCCCGGCGTCTCCCCGGACTCGGCGAGGTCACCGTGGTCGAGGTCGGCGCGGTCATCGGTGCGCACGCCGGCCCCGGCATGCTCGGCCTGACGGTCTCCCCCTCCGTCCGGCTCGCTGACTTATCTTGA
- a CDS encoding ComEA family DNA-binding protein: protein MRTTDQATERFRAESRLRVLTAADAPTAVPDLPRRPAHRVGPAHPAGPAHPDGAIRPDGPVGSDGPAAWMRSAPVPPSFEALRAVVATQGTAFAPGRPGVRLLLVIALIAVVAGGVYAWRAQPEPEPLAPPPLVSGSPLPASASALSPQPGPPQSGFPRSVGGAEVTIHVTGKVHRPGVLTLPAGSRVTDAIQAAGGLRKRAAAGPLNLARRLVDGEQIVVGAPGPVAAPVTADPAAVVLDLNTATPQQLEQLPGVGEVLAHRIVEYRDGHGGFRTVEQLREVSGIGERKYAEMKDRVHV from the coding sequence GTGCGGACCACAGATCAGGCCACCGAGCGTTTCCGGGCCGAGTCACGGCTGCGGGTGCTGACGGCGGCCGACGCCCCCACAGCCGTACCGGACCTCCCTCGACGTCCGGCCCATCGGGTCGGCCCCGCCCACCCTGCCGGCCCCGCCCACCCTGATGGAGCCATCCGGCCTGATGGCCCGGTCGGATCCGACGGTCCGGCGGCATGGATGCGCTCCGCACCCGTTCCGCCGTCCTTCGAAGCTCTCCGCGCGGTCGTCGCCACTCAGGGCACCGCGTTCGCCCCCGGCCGCCCGGGAGTGCGCCTGCTCCTTGTCATCGCCCTCATCGCGGTCGTCGCCGGTGGCGTCTACGCCTGGCGAGCCCAGCCTGAGCCCGAGCCTCTCGCCCCGCCTCCACTCGTCTCCGGTTCTCCGCTCCCGGCATCGGCCTCCGCTCTTTCCCCACAGCCAGGTCCTCCACAGTCCGGTTTCCCACGGTCCGTCGGCGGCGCCGAGGTCACCATCCATGTCACCGGAAAGGTCCACCGGCCCGGGGTGCTGACCCTGCCCGCCGGTTCCCGGGTCACCGATGCGATTCAGGCCGCCGGAGGGCTCCGCAAGAGGGCTGCCGCCGGTCCTCTCAACCTCGCCCGCAGGCTCGTCGACGGCGAGCAGATCGTCGTGGGCGCCCCCGGCCCCGTGGCGGCACCCGTCACGGCCGACCCCGCCGCGGTCGTCCTCGATCTCAATACCGCCACCCCGCAGCAGCTCGAACAGCTGCCGGGCGTCGGTGAGGTGCTCGCTCACCGCATCGTCGAATACCGCGACGGCCACGGCGGTTTCCGCACCGTCGAGCAGCTCCGTGAGGTCAGCGGTATCGGCGAGCGGAAGTACGCCGAGATGAAGGACAGGGTTCACGTCTGA